Proteins from a single region of Mus pahari chromosome 2, PAHARI_EIJ_v1.1, whole genome shotgun sequence:
- the Lpar5 gene encoding lysophosphatidic acid receptor 5, whose translation MFANSSVNASSTNSSVLQCPDYRGTHRLHMVVYSLVLATGLPLNALALWVFLRVLRVHSVVSVYMCNLAASDLLFTLSLPLRLSYYARHHWPFPGFLCQTSGAIFQMNMYGSCLFLMLINVDRYAAIVHPLRLRHLRRPLVARRLCLGVWALILLFAVPAARVHSPSTCKYENITVRLCFESFSDELWKSRLLPLLLLAEILGFLLPLAAVVYSSGRVFWTLAKPDATQSQRRRKTVRLLLANLIIFLLCFVPYNSTLAVYGLLRANLVENSFQDRDQVRGVLMIMVLLASANCVLDPLVYYFSAEGFRNTLRNLGAPLHTRPLATNGARGMLTELPSESTQNTGQDATSQVLLQPATLGTPPDKCPQDSAL comes from the coding sequence ATGTTTGCCAATTCTTCAGTCAATGCCTCTTCTACCAACAGTTCTGTGCTCCAGTGCCCTGACTATCGAGGTACACATCGTTTGCATATGGTGGTCTACAGCCTGGTGTTGGCGACTGGTCTCCCTCTCAACGCTCTGGCTCTCTGGGTCTTCCTGCGTGTACTGCGCGTACACTCGGTGGTGAGCGTGTACATGTGCAACCTGGCAGCCAGCGACTTGCTCTTCACCCTGTCACTTCCCCTGCGCCTCTCCTACTATGCACGGCACCACTGGCCCTTTCCAGGCTTCCTGTGCCAGACGTCGGGCGCCATCTTCCAGATGAACATGTACGGCAGCTGTCTCTTTCTGATGCTCATCAATGTGGACCGCTATGCGGCCATCGTGCACCCGCTGAGACTGCGCCACCTACGGCGGCCCCTGGTGGCACGGCGGCTCTGCCTGGGCGTGTGGGCTCTCATCCTGCTGTTCGCCGTGCCCGCCGCCCGCGTGCACAGCCCGTCCACCTGCAAGTATGAGAACATCACCGTGCGCCTGTGCTTCGAGAGCTTCAGCGATGAACTGTGGAAGAGCAGGCTGCTGCCGCTCCTGCTGCTGGCCGAGATACTGGGCTTTCTGCTGCCCCTGGCGGCTGTCGTCTATTCGTCGGGCAGGGTCTTCTGGACACTGGCAAAGCCCGACGCCACTCAGAGCCAGCGGCGACGGAAGACCGTGCGCCTCCTGCTGGCCAACCTCATCATCTTCCTGCTGTGCTTCGTGCCCTACAACTCCACGCTGGCGGTATATGGGTTGCTACGGGCCAACCTGGTGGAGAACAGCTTTCAGGACCGTGATCAGGTGCGCGGGGTGCTGATGATAATGGTGCTGCTGGCCAGCGCCAACTGCGTGCTGGATCCGCTGGTTTACTACTTCAGTGCCGAGGGTTTCCGTAACACCCTTCGCAACCTGGGCGCCCCGCTCCATACCAGGCCTTTGGCTACCAATGGGGCTAGAGGTATGCTCACCGAACTACCCTCAGAAAGCACCCAAAACACTGGGCAGGATGCCACAAGTCAGGTTCTACTCCAGCCTGCCACTCTGGGTACACCCCCGGACAAATGCCCCCAGGATTCGGCTCTCTGA